Proteins from a genomic interval of Fundulus heteroclitus isolate FHET01 chromosome 21, MU-UCD_Fhet_4.1, whole genome shotgun sequence:
- the zgc:112982 gene encoding BCLAF1 and THRAP3 family member 3 isoform X2 has translation MSRPRSMSPRYRRFPWEEPDFDPHKVIAELDGTPRDRGPHPREGPEDFMDPYREERYPGGPRRSPSRGDAPFRHRRHPDHEEFHPWRPSPHHDTMRSENRRFSPQDEGFRGGFRDDFQRCDDRGGAPQPPPQGVRGSPPRSFTDHQQRKAGMGWRREEPGRFRDFSPGMRSGDQRAEDLEREGRFPQHPDRGRQRENQRPPFKRPRREMEAADHPGYRVLQDFGDRGFSADRPRGGFRGRSRGTLVRQDSGRSGPFGAERYHGVEGGRNLTPLENVEDRRRYDANFDRQRSPRSAGSSQERFRTSASRPIDREDSRGAHFPDDSRDSHYQEPRRSPNTERYGNPGAPANYRGRGRGRYNQGPRGRGGLQRNQPRYQDAPQGEPRRGYTPIRDEYREPAEKVPAWEDEEDFPPQWTHGRSRSLDRSLPRDHPDPKGPAQRNRGWNDPQTDNVTVITEETLTIKVDMSRPVNKNSPLCYSSDRQLSLDLVNVGRQRLDFLPLLEHSGTYRETASHSGTFAQEIITLVHFVKEQYFRGDGVSLNERFSAPQKGGHSGEELQELTLNQRFNRGFSLNLDSLLDDDEDDDEPLFFRLDSMQGMSKQPLRGPGDLRHNLERRRQEKLEAVRVTIPGSSFVQESVSEPDLTPPMDHEGFSGWPGEQNRRREGSMGRGSRRGAYSRPNMGPQRRNHPYGNQRHNMHSNAAGPNW, from the exons ATGTCAAGACCGAGGTCTATGTCGCCTCGTTATag GAGGTTTCCCTGGGAGGAACCTGACTTTGATCCCCACAAAGTTATCGCTGAACTGGATGGGACTCCTCGGGACAGGGGCCCCCACCCCAGAGAGGGCCCCGAAGACTTTATGGACCCCTACAGGGAGGAACGGTACCCAGGAGGCCCCAGAAGATCTCCTTCCCGGGGCGACGCGCCCTTTCGTCACCGGCGACATCCAGACCACGAAGAGTTTCACCCCTGGAGGCCGTCGCCCCACCACGACACGATGCGCTCTGAGAACCGCAGGTTTTCCCCACAGGATGAAGGCTTCAGGGGGGGGTTCAGGGACGACTTTCAGAGGTGTGACGACAGGGGGGGTGCACCCCAGCCGCCGCCGCAGGGAGTCAGAGGATCGCCGCCGAGGTCGTTTACAGACCACCAACAGAGGAAGGCGGGAATGggatggaggagagaggagccgGGCAGATTCAGAGACTTTAGTCCAGGTATGAGGTCAGGAGACCAGCGAGCTGAAGACCTGGAGAGAGAAGGAAGGTTCCCCCAACACCCGGACAGAGGTAGACAAAGAGAGAACCAGCGTCCTCCTTTTAAAAGACCGCGACGAGAAATGGAAGCCGCCGATCATCCGGG GTACAGGGTTCTGCAGGACTTTGGAGACCGTGGTTTCTCTGCGGACAGACCCAGAGGTGGGTTTAGAGGCCGCAGTCGGGGAACCCTTGTCCGCCAAGACTCGGGACGCTCAGGACCATTCGGTGCCGAGCGCTATCACGGTGTAGAAGGTGGCAGGAATCTGACGCCGCTCGAAAACGTTGAAGATCGCAGACGTTACGATGCTAACTTTGACCGGCAGAGGAGTCCCCGCTCAGCGGGCTCCTCCCAGGAACGTTTCAGGACGTCCGCCAGCCGGCCCATTGACAGGGAGGACTCCAGAGGGGCTCATTTCCCAGATGACTCAAGAGACTCCCACTATCAGGAACCAAGGAGAAGTCCAAACACCGAGAGATATGGTAACCCAGGAGCCCCTGCAAACTACCGGGGGAGAGGAAGGGGGAGGTACAACCAGGGTCCAAGAGGACGGGGTGGACTCCAGAGGAATCAGCCGCGATACCAAGACGCTCCTCAGGGGGAGCCGAGGCGAGGCTACACGCCCATCAGGGACGAATATAGAGAACCTGCTGAGAAGGTTCCTGCCTGGGAAGACGAAGAAGACTTCCCCCCTCAGTGGACGCACGGCAGATCCAGGAGTCTGGACCGCAGCCTGCCCAGGGACCACCCGGACCCTAAAGGGCCCGCTCAGAGGAACCGAGGCTGGAACGATCCGCAAACCGATAACGTGACGGTGATAACCGAAGAGACGCTCACCATCAAGGTGGACATGAGTCGACCCGTTAACAAGAACAG CCCTCTCTGCTACTCCTCAGACCGCCAGCTGTCTCTGGACCTGGTCAACGTGGGCCGCCAGCGCCTCGACTTCCTGCCGCTGCTGGAGCATTCTGGGACGTACCGGGAGACGGCCTCGCACAGCGGCACCTTCGCCCAGGAGATCATCACCTTGGTGCACTTCGTCAAAG AGCAGTACTTCAGAGGCGACGGGGTCTCCCTCAACGAGCGCTTCTCTGCTCCCCAGAAAGGAGGCCACTCtggggaggagctgcaggagctcaCGCTGAACCAGAGGTTCAACAG AGGCTTCAGTTTAAACTTGGACTCGCTGCTCGACGACGACGAGGACGATGATGAGCCTCTGTTCTTCAGACTGGACTCCATGCAG GGTATGAGCAAGCAGCCGCTGCGAGGCCCCGGTGACCTCAGGCACAACctggagaggaggaggcaggagaagctggaggcgGTTAGAGTTACCATACCGGGCAGCAGCTTCGTCCAGGAGTCAGTCAG CGAGCCGGACCTGACGCCTCCCATGGACCATGAAGGGTTCTCAGGCTGGCCTGGGGAGCAGAACAGGAGGCGAGAAGGCAGCATGGGGAGG GGATCAAGGAGAGGCGCTTATAGTCGACCCAACATGGGTCCACAGCGGAGGAATCATCCGTATGGAAACCAGAGACACAACATGCACAGCAACGCTGCAG GTCCAAACTGGTGA
- the zgc:112982 gene encoding BCLAF1 and THRAP3 family member 3 isoform X1 has translation MLPFQVTNMSRPRSMSPRYRRFPWEEPDFDPHKVIAELDGTPRDRGPHPREGPEDFMDPYREERYPGGPRRSPSRGDAPFRHRRHPDHEEFHPWRPSPHHDTMRSENRRFSPQDEGFRGGFRDDFQRCDDRGGAPQPPPQGVRGSPPRSFTDHQQRKAGMGWRREEPGRFRDFSPGMRSGDQRAEDLEREGRFPQHPDRGRQRENQRPPFKRPRREMEAADHPGYRVLQDFGDRGFSADRPRGGFRGRSRGTLVRQDSGRSGPFGAERYHGVEGGRNLTPLENVEDRRRYDANFDRQRSPRSAGSSQERFRTSASRPIDREDSRGAHFPDDSRDSHYQEPRRSPNTERYGNPGAPANYRGRGRGRYNQGPRGRGGLQRNQPRYQDAPQGEPRRGYTPIRDEYREPAEKVPAWEDEEDFPPQWTHGRSRSLDRSLPRDHPDPKGPAQRNRGWNDPQTDNVTVITEETLTIKVDMSRPVNKNSPLCYSSDRQLSLDLVNVGRQRLDFLPLLEHSGTYRETASHSGTFAQEIITLVHFVKEQYFRGDGVSLNERFSAPQKGGHSGEELQELTLNQRFNRGFSLNLDSLLDDDEDDDEPLFFRLDSMQGMSKQPLRGPGDLRHNLERRRQEKLEAVRVTIPGSSFVQESVSEPDLTPPMDHEGFSGWPGEQNRRREGSMGRGSRRGAYSRPNMGPQRRNHPYGNQRHNMHSNAAGPNW, from the exons ATGCTTCCCTTTCAGGTTACAAACATGTCAAGACCGAGGTCTATGTCGCCTCGTTATag GAGGTTTCCCTGGGAGGAACCTGACTTTGATCCCCACAAAGTTATCGCTGAACTGGATGGGACTCCTCGGGACAGGGGCCCCCACCCCAGAGAGGGCCCCGAAGACTTTATGGACCCCTACAGGGAGGAACGGTACCCAGGAGGCCCCAGAAGATCTCCTTCCCGGGGCGACGCGCCCTTTCGTCACCGGCGACATCCAGACCACGAAGAGTTTCACCCCTGGAGGCCGTCGCCCCACCACGACACGATGCGCTCTGAGAACCGCAGGTTTTCCCCACAGGATGAAGGCTTCAGGGGGGGGTTCAGGGACGACTTTCAGAGGTGTGACGACAGGGGGGGTGCACCCCAGCCGCCGCCGCAGGGAGTCAGAGGATCGCCGCCGAGGTCGTTTACAGACCACCAACAGAGGAAGGCGGGAATGggatggaggagagaggagccgGGCAGATTCAGAGACTTTAGTCCAGGTATGAGGTCAGGAGACCAGCGAGCTGAAGACCTGGAGAGAGAAGGAAGGTTCCCCCAACACCCGGACAGAGGTAGACAAAGAGAGAACCAGCGTCCTCCTTTTAAAAGACCGCGACGAGAAATGGAAGCCGCCGATCATCCGGG GTACAGGGTTCTGCAGGACTTTGGAGACCGTGGTTTCTCTGCGGACAGACCCAGAGGTGGGTTTAGAGGCCGCAGTCGGGGAACCCTTGTCCGCCAAGACTCGGGACGCTCAGGACCATTCGGTGCCGAGCGCTATCACGGTGTAGAAGGTGGCAGGAATCTGACGCCGCTCGAAAACGTTGAAGATCGCAGACGTTACGATGCTAACTTTGACCGGCAGAGGAGTCCCCGCTCAGCGGGCTCCTCCCAGGAACGTTTCAGGACGTCCGCCAGCCGGCCCATTGACAGGGAGGACTCCAGAGGGGCTCATTTCCCAGATGACTCAAGAGACTCCCACTATCAGGAACCAAGGAGAAGTCCAAACACCGAGAGATATGGTAACCCAGGAGCCCCTGCAAACTACCGGGGGAGAGGAAGGGGGAGGTACAACCAGGGTCCAAGAGGACGGGGTGGACTCCAGAGGAATCAGCCGCGATACCAAGACGCTCCTCAGGGGGAGCCGAGGCGAGGCTACACGCCCATCAGGGACGAATATAGAGAACCTGCTGAGAAGGTTCCTGCCTGGGAAGACGAAGAAGACTTCCCCCCTCAGTGGACGCACGGCAGATCCAGGAGTCTGGACCGCAGCCTGCCCAGGGACCACCCGGACCCTAAAGGGCCCGCTCAGAGGAACCGAGGCTGGAACGATCCGCAAACCGATAACGTGACGGTGATAACCGAAGAGACGCTCACCATCAAGGTGGACATGAGTCGACCCGTTAACAAGAACAG CCCTCTCTGCTACTCCTCAGACCGCCAGCTGTCTCTGGACCTGGTCAACGTGGGCCGCCAGCGCCTCGACTTCCTGCCGCTGCTGGAGCATTCTGGGACGTACCGGGAGACGGCCTCGCACAGCGGCACCTTCGCCCAGGAGATCATCACCTTGGTGCACTTCGTCAAAG AGCAGTACTTCAGAGGCGACGGGGTCTCCCTCAACGAGCGCTTCTCTGCTCCCCAGAAAGGAGGCCACTCtggggaggagctgcaggagctcaCGCTGAACCAGAGGTTCAACAG AGGCTTCAGTTTAAACTTGGACTCGCTGCTCGACGACGACGAGGACGATGATGAGCCTCTGTTCTTCAGACTGGACTCCATGCAG GGTATGAGCAAGCAGCCGCTGCGAGGCCCCGGTGACCTCAGGCACAACctggagaggaggaggcaggagaagctggaggcgGTTAGAGTTACCATACCGGGCAGCAGCTTCGTCCAGGAGTCAGTCAG CGAGCCGGACCTGACGCCTCCCATGGACCATGAAGGGTTCTCAGGCTGGCCTGGGGAGCAGAACAGGAGGCGAGAAGGCAGCATGGGGAGG GGATCAAGGAGAGGCGCTTATAGTCGACCCAACATGGGTCCACAGCGGAGGAATCATCCGTATGGAAACCAGAGACACAACATGCACAGCAACGCTGCAG GTCCAAACTGGTGA